A stretch of DNA from Glycine max cultivar Williams 82 chromosome 18, Glycine_max_v4.0, whole genome shotgun sequence:
CAAATAACTTGGGTGACCTAAACCTCTCTGTCTCTAACCAAACTATTCGATTTTTATCCACTTTAGTTAAAGCACTTTCTGGTTAAGAATTAATCAGAAACACCAGTAATGAAGTAGGCTATGTTTGGTTTGCCAGTGAGTGAGTTTCAAActcaatttgaagaaaaaaatgagtttaacgTCATGTTTGATTTCTCCTCAAAAGCATGTTTGAGGCTAAAAAACAACAGGATATTTTAGCAAACTTAAGTTTGTAAACTGGAATCCAAACATGTATTGAAATTTCAGTCATAACTTATAACTAAATCCATTTTATCAACTCCTATGTCATTAAGACTGTCCTTTATATATACACACGTGTCCACAGATGCTCCTCTGAGTCTCTGACCTCAGATTCATCAAACAAAGTAACTTTACATGTTCCAGGGTGACATGATAGTTGAGCAGACTGCAGACTATAATCTTTCGGACACTGCCTCTTCAGTCTTAATTAGTCATCATTGGTGAGACGGGAAAATAACATTCTTAATTAGTCATCATTGGTGGGACGGGAAAATATGTGAATGCCAAGGGTTTAGCTGTCGGAAAACACATAGCCAATAATCAACATAAGGATCCTAATTTGCTTGAAATTTTCCTGTCAAATAATCAGAGCAAATTTTGCAGAAGAGAATCCTAATTTGGCGTCATGTTGTTCGAGTCCAATGTGTAATGTTACACATTACTCATTTGCTTTTAAGAAATTCAGGCAAATTATCAAtgcttgaaaaatatttatttattttattgcattttGAAGAGTTAAAAAAACAGCAAATTACTACATGGCACATATAATGAATTACGTATTAAATGAAGTTAAGgtgcataaattatttatgtttttggataaataatattttttaaacttttttcattAACTTAATCTAATTAGTGGGtcttattattaaatatgtctaactcaattaattaagataagttgtaaatttcttaatatcttttttctatttgtaagaataaaaaactaattagtgGGGTTTGCAATTGGGAGGCCTGCCTATGAGAGTTTAGCAAAGTAAAGCAGCGTCAACACACTACGGGCCTATAATCCCTCCAATTGATGTTAGAAACTGAAATTCGATCTTCTTTATTGCATTGTTGATGAATATCGATTATGGAGGATGAAAATtggttattttttgttatatatacgGTGAAGTGTgaacaattgattttgaataaagataattatttttaaaaataccatAATTTTTTCCTCACATcatactcaatttttttttattctatttgagATTTTATCTCACAATTCTTTGGTCCttattatttttccatttttcttctaCCAAACAAAGTGAGAATTTCAATCCCATGTACTAAAAAAACCAATGTGGGAATGATCCCAAAAAGCCATGTAAAGTGAAAGTGCATTTATTCATGCACGTGCGAAATTTGGTGACAACTTGATATTTAATTTAGCACCTCGCGGTATTTTGGACATACTAGAGATGCTCATCTGTATTCATGGTACTGAGCTTTGTGGAAAAAAGTGACTGTACGAGAGATTTTTCAGTTGTAGCATACTGAAAATTTTATGAAGTGATTTATTACCTTCAATTATTGTACTGCTTCAGTAATTTCCTTCAGGCATGTAAAAGTAAAACAGTAAACACATgagattcaataaaaaatatcttcggCACCATAGGAATTCTAATGCATGATTCATTTCGCATTCACCAAAATAAAGTGACTTTACAGTTGTGCAGGTATTACAAGACTAACTCCAATGATAAATGTATCATCCAGAGACCACAGTCGATTTAAACATAATGGCGAAATTTTTGTTCCACTTCCACGGCAtccctatatatatttttttcgataaattttaataaataatatgttatattattgAAAAGATTCAAACTCAGATCTCCTTGTACCTCCAACCCTTAAAGTCACTCCCCCAACCATCAAATCAATTTATGACTCTCTATCCCTGTAAGTATGCAACTCATTGGCGGTTCTAGATTCAAAGTTAGAAagaataatttatgttaaaaaattattattattattattattatgattttaaatcGCAGTCATAGTACGTACGGcacaattttttacattttgaaaaatCACTAGAAAGAGGCCAGCACATAAGAAAcatgaggaaaaaaaaactagccaagcaaaaacaaaatttgacagTAGCCGGAAAGTTGGAGAttgtggaaagaaagaaaacaaaataaactataTTTAACGGTGAAGGttcttaacttatttttaacaGGTCCTATCATCTTATATAGATTTAAGAGCTTTAAAAACTTTCTAAAGCttatatacaattatttaaGAACTTCAAATGTCTCGTATATATACTACTTAATAAAATGACTTTTTAATAATAAGAATTGATTGTTTATGTAAAACTGACTCTTGCATTTAGAAGTCATGTAGTTTCCTCAAATAATGATTATGAATAAGAACCgattcttaaatttaaaaaccaatTATATTCTTAATTCAGAATCTCACAAATACTGCTGTTGGCATGGCCAACAATGTGTGTTGATGTTGGAGATgctccaagttttttttttaatattattgatgGGACAGGAAAATGTGTGAATGCCAAGGGTTTGGCTGTCATGAAGACATTTTTCGTAGCCAATAATCAGGGAACAGGCTGACCCAGAGACATTGTTGTGTCGAAATATTTATGTTCAGTACTAGCTGTTTGAGTGCAACTAGTAGAAATTGACAAGTGGAGTAAAGTGAGAAGAACTCATGCGATGAACTTAATATCTCGAAGGTTAATATGATATCAGTTTTATTTGTATGGTTGATTTGTagattatttatcttatttttttttatcaattttaataattatttttttgtcagaaaaaaatatatatgaatctacggtttatttatttttatcattaaattaaccTTATAATTCTATTTCATCTGTAAATTATGATAAGTATTTGATTTGTAAATCATTGATAGGTATTTTACTTCCCTCTTATTCTTTAAGCGTTTAAGAAATTCGTGTCAATTTCAAAGTTATGTTTTAATGTTTGAACTACTGTCGGATTCCCTAACGCCTAGCATTATGTCAATTCtcaaatttatgttttattgtttgaaaatattcattttattgcATAAAAATATTGCGTGACGAGTAGAAACTATTGTATTGTTTTCCGAAACAGGGAAAACAATCAAACTATATATCATAGACAACCTATACAGTGAATTACATCGGATGATTTTGCCTTATTTGCTGAGAATTGACAAAGATTTTTTGCATTTGTTGACGTACTCTGTAGAGAAAGGACGTTATAATTAAAGACTTGTATTTCTTTAGATAGAATGCAaatatataattgttgcatTGATTGGTTTATTGTCCATACTCACGTAATATGGCTTTGATTAAACTCCCACTGGtattaataaattgataaatgaaaataacatgATCCATGGGTATTCTTTCTCTCTATCGACAAAGAAAATACTAGAAAAAGCCATTGGTTCCAGATATAACAATATAATCCATGGATAGCCAAAATTATGATTGCCAATTTGCCAGATTTCAACTAGCTAGGGCTGGCTGCCACTACATGTTGTAGTTGAGCAATGAGACAAACTGCAAGAGGAGAGGAATATCTAGCTTTCTacatatatgaatatgaatgtAGTAGCTAGAAGACCCTAAAATACATTTCACGTTATTTCAAGACCCTCTTCGTCGTTTTCGATTTCATGTGTCGTATTTCTGCATGTCAGTTGATGTCATTTATTCGTTCAAGATATTATTTTGAATGCTTTCAGTCCACTCCAGGCAACCCTTGGCCTAGGTCTTATATTGAGAATTTGAAGGAGTCCCATAGTTAATCAAGGGAATCTTTCCTCACCTCTCTACTTATGGCCGTAGGCCCCCACCATCCTTTTAAGGTTATGAACGAGACCAAAGTTGAATTAACCCCACCTCTTGGGAAAATCTTTTACTTCATGACATGTTAAGGATTTGTTACGGTGGGCTAATGTTTAGCTGATTGAGTTTAGCAGAAGATTCTAGTTCTTCTTAGAATCTTTGTCGGGAGTGGTGTTTTAGGTATAAATTACAAGCATCCTTTATTAGATCGACGATATATAATTCTATTTGAACTGAATTATATATTAGCTAGAGTAAGATTGCTATGTGTGATTAAGTTGTTCCTTTGAGTATTTGTGTGACTATATATCCAAAGAACTAAAACtcgaaattttgttaaattaaaaaaaatctctattgTATCAGTTGATCCATTCTATAAGTATCAGGAGGGGTGTTTGATGGCTAAATTTTGCCAAGCTCTAAGCTTGTTCTTATAAACTATATGTGTTAGAATGTAGGTGTAAAAATGAAACCTTACAttcaatataaataaacaaGTTAAGTAAAAGTGAGAAAGACTTACAAATCTAATTTAACTATGaaatttcatcatttttaatttttggacaCAACAAGTATTTGTATTAGAttcttgaattatatttttcatagcACAACCAACTGTAATTCTGTGTGTAGAAAAAGGACCGACAATAATGTATCACAGCACGCCCAACTGGAAATTTTACCTAAAGTTCAGCTTGGGGTGACACTTGAAAATGGAAAGTTAGCTGACGTGACAACGTCTCAAGCCATTTTGTTGTTAGTTATACAAGTGGTCAAAGTGtcagaaataaataaatgacaaCGTTGTTGTTTGTTAATGTTGGACACCGATGGTGATATTATTACTATGTGTAGTATTCATGCAATAAGACAAATGTCCATGCTTAGGCCGTGCACCTCACGGATTCGATCAGATAGACCTACGTTTGTCGTTTTTTATCaatacaagaaaaattaaatatacacaTACACGTAAGAAACCAATCAGCATTTGCCACACCAAGGAAAaggattttaaatttcatcttcATTGCATGAAAACGAGAGAAGTTAACATTACGTAAAATGATTGAATAGATCCAAAACCATATGAATTGAAACTCGAAAAATCGTAGTTACTAgagaaaattgttaaaatagCATGGCTTTCACAGTGGGATCTTGTCCATAGTGATGGCCTTAGTGAGCTGGTCACGAtgcacataatttaaaaactttatgtaacttttaaacttatttaaaacttttgttgtttgttcGATTCTTAACTCTCACCTGTTACTTGTTCAATGTGACTCAGATAAGATCGTTTAAAATGAGTAATAcaagaatttgatttcaatttatAACAAGTTCAATTTGACTTATTTTATGTGAATctaatatatcataaaaaaaaaaaacttcatgtcTCTCCCTTTATCAGTTATATAAgtttggataaaattaaatgGTCCATAAGTATTATATAAGAGAAGACTATGAGACAgatctttcaaaaatattactattatatTAATGGATATAATATCTTCTCCACACTTTTTTTACACAGAAGATGTAAAGTATCGTGTGTCGATCTCAATCAAACAACtccttttcaaataatattaatacaatTTTACAGCTTTAAAGAGTAACAAAGATGAAACCCAGCCTGATATTTTTGTTAAGCTCTCATTATGCACTCACTATTTTCTCTCTCAGGCTCAGGACCTCTCAATTTACACATGAAGCTTTGTTTTTCTGCTGCTGCTAggtgcattttttttcacctCCAAAACTCATATTACAGCAAAGTTGACTTTTAAAGGCCATTAATATGTTCTTTTAACAGTCATACTCCACCTAAAAAAACAACAGACGAatatattcaatgttaaaatattatcaaCATTTATATCGAATGTTAATAAAGAGTCTTTAATTAGAaaactaaatattattattttaagttaaGAACCGTCAAAAAATAACATCCTTCTAAGATAATTTTGAGTTAAAAATACCCTTCTAAGatgcttttaattaaaaactgtTTCAGAACAGTagtaatatatgtatataaaaattgtCATTGAAAGTATCTTAACCAATAGTGACTTCTTGCCGGCTAATATCTATTAACCACAAAAGTTTGTACTAAATAGTAAAATAGTGGCAGTTGGTTTGTTAAAATTGCCACTAAATAATGGTACCCCTGGACCTAGAGAAGCTGAGGCATATGGTCTCTATCATGCACTGATGGCTGAGTTGGGAATCCAAAATGTAGATATTGAGCTTTGATTGTAAGGGTGTGGTTGATGCtttttcttcaaactccatAGGCTCTACTGAATCTCATGTTATTTTAGCTAAGTGTAGAGAGCTGTTTTACAAAATTCAATGGTGAGTTTCATTACAAGCAAATCATGTAACTCATTCTTGCAAGGACTTCAAGATTATTTTATGATAGCAATCATGTGTttgattatatttcaatttgtaTTCTCTCATGTAATTGGAATTAaatgaagtttaatttattatttttttaaaaatagccTAAAATTACAGTAAACATTGTTGTAATTTatggtgatatatatatatattatataaaacgtGAATCCATCAAACATTATGGTAGcatatatatgcatgttttcAATTCGGTGCAATTATTTTTATCACTCACTTGCAATAACTTTGAACTTTAACATGAGTGAAAGACATTTCAACCATTTTGCTATGGTTGCACTCATTTCTTAGGCTGGACCTAACACTCCTGTGTTTTCTTAGGCTGGTTGCACTCATCATGCTCTTAGGGCTGGGAATGTTCACAACAACGAGATACGCCTGTTATATAATCTTCACGTTACACTGAGTTTTCTGATTATCGTATGTTTACAACACAGACACATATTTATCAGTATTGGCCACATCAACCACATCtattaatatatcataatattaatCATATAACTTTATCCCATATCAAATCTTTCAGCTGCTGATATGGCACACTGTTATTGGCTAACTCAAAGATCCTCTAGCAATAGCATTTAACTGAAAGATAGGGAGAGACTTGAATTTTTGTTCATAACTCGTATGGACCACGCTAGTAGTCTAGTCTCCGTGCTCCTTCCGTATGAGAACATgactgaatatatatatatattatagtacTATTTAAcaacatatattaatttaagaataattaataagaaatatcCATGTGCATTAATTGGAAACTTAATTAAGGACCACATTCGATAGTAGCGTACGTagctagagagaaagagaaggtgTACATATGTTTGTGTGTTTTGGCTTATTGCAAATGGAAGTGTGAGGAAAATGAACCACACGCATGCATGGTAGTGGAAGGTAGCTagcaaaaacacacacacagagagGTGAAATCGTTTTCAATGGCTGATCGATTAGTCCTTGGCAGCACCTTTAGAGGAATCTGAGATCATCTTCTGTAACATTTGGGTTGTCTCTTCCTCCGACATTCGGTCTTCTTTACTCTTACCTTTGGCATACTCCTCGAAAAACtccttgttttctttctctAGCTCGTTCCACACTGCACAGATATTTATTAAATCTGGTACACAGTATATGCATCAACGTACGGATATATACATGTTGTGTGCTTCTTAGAAACGTGACCCTGATTTTTCCACGTGCATGCTTCTGTTTGGATTGTTTGGTTTGGTGCGTGAAAATTAAAGCATCGGAaatgaaaacatatttgtaTTTACTTATCTTAATTTTGAGAGATTATAACGTGTAATGGAAATTGTAGTTGAATCTTACACGTGTGTTACATTAATCTATAATAGTTTTGGGGTATGTTTAGATATACTTCTTCATAAGTACttctataagaaaaaaataaacataaaaaataaaataagttttttcataagttaattttaatttacagtaaaagttattttattattttttctaattttatatccTTTGAGgtgtttagaatttttttattctaacaaaCCCTGAGTCTTTCAATTTTAGATGTGTCcatcatttaaattaaaatttcacattaagtaatcataataattaatatcagCAAGTATGATATTGTTAGGatatatttcttaatataaccacttagaacagaaaaaaaaaaggataaatgacattagttttataagttaaattttacatttaattaaGCTAGTTGATAGAAGTTTCTtatttaaattctctaataGTTGACTTTAGCTTAtgcattagttaattttaacttgtggAAAAAACTTAATCCAGTTAATTTAACTAATGGGAGAAGCTtagttgaattaattttaacatgAGAGAGGTTTATGTGTGTACGTGTTGTTTCTAAGGAGtgtgttattttataaacaGGGATAGGTTAGAATGAAAGAGAAGAGAACATACCAGTGGATGTTATGACAGGCTTAATATTTGCATGCTTGGAGAGAGCTTCCATGCACTCTTCCTTTGACATGTGAAAGGTCAAACACTTCTCAATCAGGTGGTGCACCTAATTGTATCCAAACATATCACAACGATCATGAAAGGGTACATATGatcaacacaaaaaataaaaattgaagataattaAAGCTGAAGTTGAAGCTAGCTGCTCTCTTACCATATGAATGTATGAAGCAGAAGAAGAATTAGAAGACTCTCCCATGATCAATGATACTAATTAAAACTAGCTATATGTGCTAGCTCACTTCAGGAAACTATATATGTGCACTGTATATGTGCAAGTATGATAAGTGAAAGCAGCAGTGTCACAAGAGAGAATTACTTATAGAGAAGGTGCAAATGTATGTGatatgaagaatttaaagaaGAGAATTATATTATGAGAGGGTAGTAAGGTGGGGCCCACGTGAGAGATAGATGATAATTGGCTGAGAAGGGATTAGAGAAGATTGTAAATGACCACCACTCCTTTGTCTTGTGCAACTGCCAATATAGGAGACCTCCATGTGATTTGTGGGACATCCCCAGATAGAATTACCTCAAACAGAAACTCAGATCGTCAATTGATGCCACAATTTTCCTGCAGCATTTTCAGCAACATAATAAGCTAACTAGCCTTTCCAGCTATTTAACATGTATAGTGCTTATAGCAGCAACATCTTTAACTTGATCATTCTACACCTATGCTTTCTCTTTCCACCATCCAAAACTTGCCCATGCCTTCGCATCGGATTCACCCATTGCCCTTTGGTTCATATCAGCTCATTTTCATTTGTGGTTAATCttcaaataattaagataatGTGTACATGAAAAAGGGTATAAGTTAATGATGTTAGGGTACTTTAATTTTCAATGTAATTAAAACTTGCACTAATTAATGTGTGATGTGTGAGCTATTTTGTGCGTACGTATGAATATAATTCTCATGTTCATTGAAGTTTTGCTATCTAATAAGTTAATTGATTGAGCAtccaattgaataaaaattctgCTAGTATCTACGAATTGACAGTTAAAACATAAAAGTTATTTGAgttgtttaatttattagtatattGTAAGAGTTTGTTATTAAAAGGTTtttagaatttgatttttggatatatttttttggtgaggTGAATTTTGAATATTATAAAAGGATAGTTGCATTGATATTTTTGGAAAGTTATAGGTCTCACCTGTAGAaactaattttgtaattacTAATAACCATTTTCAAGAGATGTGCGAAAATCAATATTGTGTGCTAAAAGATATATATCGTCTTTTTAGTAAACTATTAAGCATcccatttaaataaaaaaaatcaaccgtTTCCTATTCGGAtcgtttttttcccttttccccGTACGATCAATCTCTTGAAGTTAATTGAAATATTGCTATTTCCAGCAGTAGAATAAATTACTATtgcacaagtttaaaatgaaccgcagaaaaaaaaatg
This window harbors:
- the LOC100797035 gene encoding uncharacterized protein, which codes for MGESSNSSSASYIHMVHHLIEKCLTFHMSKEECMEALSKHANIKPVITSTVWNELEKENKEFFEEYAKGKSKEDRMSEEETTQMLQKMISDSSKGAAKD